The following coding sequences lie in one Anguilla rostrata isolate EN2019 chromosome 8, ASM1855537v3, whole genome shotgun sequence genomic window:
- the hax1 gene encoding HCLS1-associated protein X-1 isoform X2, with the protein MTHDDDDDDDEDGQDFFFGGYDQDYQDPFDEAMRFGFSFGPSGLRVQEPQFFGDVFREMEELFGRLGQWEQQPNLGKFGVPSIEAPPAQDGPEGGGAGASGQSLRDFMLKSPDSPPRRPSEAPPSSSPFPHWSPFPKFGDIWRGDARRGGGGGGEEDAPREDRDLDSRVSSEGLDQILTPGPARPKTRSFFQSVTVTKVVKPDGTVEERRTVRDGQGNEETTVTRSGPVDDRGPQDLLGRSGPSLSSPSTDQRDEGSVFARYFGGFTGR; encoded by the exons ATGACTcatgacgatgacgatgacgatgatgagGACGGCCAAGATTTCTTCTTCGGCGGCTACGATCAAGACTACCAGGACCCGTTTGACGAGGCTATGCGTTTCGGGTTTAGCTTCGGCCCGAGCGGACTGCGGGTGCAGGAGCCGCAGTTCTTCGGCGATGTCTTCAGGGAGATGGAGGAACTATTCGGCCGACTAGGCCAGTGGGAACAACAGCCAAATTTAGGAAAATTCG GGGTCCCCAGTATCGAGGCTCCGCCTGCTCAGGACGGccctgaggggggcggggcaggagccAGTGGGCAGTCCCTCAGGGACTTCATGCTGAAATCCCCGGACAGCCCCCCTCGTCGCCCCTcagaggccccgccctccagcTCCCCGTTCCCTCATTGGAGCCCCTTCCCTAAG TTCGGTGACATTTGGAGAGGAGACgcgaggagaggaggaggaggaggaggagaggaggatgcGCCGAGGGAGGACCGAG ATCTGGACTCGAGGGTCTCCTCCGAAGGTCTGGACCAGATTCTGACCCCCGGACCGGCCCGGCCCAAGACCAGGTCCTTCTTCCAGTCGGTCACGGTCACCAAAGTGGTCAAACCAGACGGG acagtggaggagaggaggacagtgagagaCGGGCAGGGTAATGAGGAGACCACAGTCACGCGCTCGGGCCCTGTGGACGACAGGGGGCCACAGGATCTACTGGGCCGTTCAGGACCCA gtctctcctccccctccactgaCCAGCGGGACGAAGGCTCCGTCTTCGCCAGGTACTTTGGAGGATTTACGGGGCGATAA
- the hax1 gene encoding HCLS1-associated protein X-1 isoform X1, whose protein sequence is MSVFDLFRGFFGVPGGQHRGDGRRDPFFDTMTHDDDDDDDEDGQDFFFGGYDQDYQDPFDEAMRFGFSFGPSGLRVQEPQFFGDVFREMEELFGRLGQWEQQPNLGKFGVPSIEAPPAQDGPEGGGAGASGQSLRDFMLKSPDSPPRRPSEAPPSSSPFPHWSPFPKFGDIWRGDARRGGGGGGEEDAPREDRDLDSRVSSEGLDQILTPGPARPKTRSFFQSVTVTKVVKPDGTVEERRTVRDGQGNEETTVTRSGPVDDRGPQDLLGRSGPSLSSPSTDQRDEGSVFARYFGGFTGR, encoded by the exons ATGAGCGTATTTGATTTGTTTCGTGGGTTTTTTGGGGTGCCTGGAGGACAACATCGTGGAGATGGCCGAAG GGATCCTTTCTTTGACACCATGACTcatgacgatgacgatgacgatgatgagGACGGCCAAGATTTCTTCTTCGGCGGCTACGATCAAGACTACCAGGACCCGTTTGACGAGGCTATGCGTTTCGGGTTTAGCTTCGGCCCGAGCGGACTGCGGGTGCAGGAGCCGCAGTTCTTCGGCGATGTCTTCAGGGAGATGGAGGAACTATTCGGCCGACTAGGCCAGTGGGAACAACAGCCAAATTTAGGAAAATTCG GGGTCCCCAGTATCGAGGCTCCGCCTGCTCAGGACGGccctgaggggggcggggcaggagccAGTGGGCAGTCCCTCAGGGACTTCATGCTGAAATCCCCGGACAGCCCCCCTCGTCGCCCCTcagaggccccgccctccagcTCCCCGTTCCCTCATTGGAGCCCCTTCCCTAAG TTCGGTGACATTTGGAGAGGAGACgcgaggagaggaggaggaggaggaggagaggaggatgcGCCGAGGGAGGACCGAG ATCTGGACTCGAGGGTCTCCTCCGAAGGTCTGGACCAGATTCTGACCCCCGGACCGGCCCGGCCCAAGACCAGGTCCTTCTTCCAGTCGGTCACGGTCACCAAAGTGGTCAAACCAGACGGG acagtggaggagaggaggacagtgagagaCGGGCAGGGTAATGAGGAGACCACAGTCACGCGCTCGGGCCCTGTGGACGACAGGGGGCCACAGGATCTACTGGGCCGTTCAGGACCCA gtctctcctccccctccactgaCCAGCGGGACGAAGGCTCCGTCTTCGCCAGGTACTTTGGAGGATTTACGGGGCGATAA